Proteins encoded in a region of the Zunongwangia endophytica genome:
- a CDS encoding rhomboid family intramembrane serine protease: protein MGDLSLVTIIIIAANVIISFKGFNDPGFFHKYKFNIADIKSGKKYQILTSGFLHVDQSHLFVNMLTLYFFAESVMYYLGTTGFIVVYLVSLILGNLLSLYFHKDEYHYTAVGASGAVMGVLYSAILLNPDMMLGLFFIIPIPAYLFGIGYLLYTIYGMKSRRDSIGHDAHFGGAVGGYLSTIILAPYVLEAHLMMVILLAVPIIILFILHRTGKL from the coding sequence ATGGGAGATTTAAGCTTGGTAACCATTATCATTATCGCGGCCAACGTGATTATTTCTTTTAAAGGATTTAATGATCCAGGATTTTTTCATAAATACAAATTCAACATCGCCGATATAAAAAGCGGCAAAAAATATCAAATATTAACTTCAGGATTTTTACACGTAGATCAATCGCATTTGTTTGTGAATATGCTTACGCTGTATTTCTTTGCGGAATCTGTGATGTATTATCTAGGCACCACAGGTTTTATAGTAGTGTATTTGGTAAGCTTAATATTGGGGAATTTGCTTTCTCTTTATTTTCATAAGGATGAGTATCATTATACTGCTGTAGGAGCAAGTGGTGCTGTTATGGGAGTTTTGTACTCAGCAATATTACTAAATCCAGATATGATGCTGGGATTGTTTTTTATAATTCCTATTCCTGCGTATTTATTTGGAATTGGCTATTTGCTTTATACCATTTACGGGATGAAGAGCAGACGCGATAGTATTGGCCATGATGCTCACTTTGGTGGTGCCGTTGGTGGATATTTATCAACAATAATTCTTGCGCCCTATGTTTTAGAGGCTCATCTAATGATGGTTATACTTTTGGCGGTGCCAATCATTATTTTATTTATACTTCATCGTACCGGTAAATTATAG
- a CDS encoding GAF domain-containing protein: MKEQKQDFPLDIKISFHKVIEQYEDRLKLEENPIAKSYIESVLNYIQDYPKLVDGIETIEDLKKYKDPIKILLDDLFPSVLSNNEIKAVSIPYHNLLFNHSNRLKKIIEAAGNDFKPEMREIDGNSKYIHACINILNNYYNFNIDFSRPPYYDIPDENGIEKHYRASLNGDFVELYPKDEANEITQEDVDELLQDVENIDLWKEKFPPCSWVFKGFIIVNLTDVTIEDAISELKTTLLFQKTTRKDELDKLERIFRTIYKVPDLRVGFTGYNMDEKTFERVTKMKAKSFMLNKDLSSDCKTGICEQSFNSLIEKNKKFSIPNVEIYAKENDNLLAKNLLANDVKSCILAPLSKNGNLVGVLELVANRKNVLNRINAMKLDEILPYIITASERNKNDFENRVKAVIQSECTSIHPSVLWIFEREARKFISDYDNDGLASFKDIVFKDVYPLYGQIDIVASSDARNDAIQKDLLYQLDMIMDIIDKAYEIEELPIYEQVKFRIKDFRVDIDESLNASSEQKIFGLLQKEVNPLMEHLEKQSEEIRAMVSDYQNLLNPETGIVYDNRKNYDDTVQQINRTMSRFLDKKQAEAQQIYPHYFERYKTDGVDHNMYIGSSLTKNRPFNNVYLFNLRLWQIKTMVEMENKFYHLQESTPMHLDAASLILVYNSTLSIRYRMDEKKFDVDGTYNARYEIIKKRIDKAFIKGTEERITQKGKIVIIYSQKSDEREYLRYVKYLQAKNYLGDELELLELEDVQGVIGLKAIRINVLYTSDKQDQEEPITYENLMEELH, encoded by the coding sequence ATGAAGGAACAGAAACAGGATTTCCCCCTAGATATAAAAATTAGCTTTCATAAAGTGATAGAGCAATATGAAGATCGGCTTAAGCTCGAAGAAAATCCTATTGCCAAAAGTTATATCGAAAGTGTATTAAATTATATCCAAGATTATCCAAAACTGGTTGATGGAATTGAGACTATAGAAGATTTAAAAAAGTATAAGGATCCGATAAAAATTCTGTTGGACGATCTTTTTCCTAGTGTTTTAAGCAATAACGAAATCAAAGCAGTTTCTATCCCTTATCATAATTTGCTTTTTAATCATTCTAATCGCTTAAAGAAAATTATAGAAGCAGCAGGAAACGATTTTAAGCCCGAAATGCGAGAAATTGATGGGAATTCTAAATACATTCACGCTTGTATCAATATTCTAAATAATTACTACAATTTTAATATAGATTTTTCTAGGCCGCCATATTATGATATTCCAGATGAAAACGGAATTGAAAAACATTATAGAGCGAGTTTGAATGGTGATTTTGTTGAATTATACCCAAAAGATGAAGCAAACGAAATTACGCAGGAAGATGTAGATGAATTATTACAGGATGTAGAGAATATCGATCTATGGAAAGAGAAATTCCCGCCATGTAGTTGGGTTTTTAAAGGATTTATTATTGTAAACCTTACAGATGTTACTATTGAAGATGCAATATCTGAGTTGAAAACCACCTTGCTTTTTCAAAAAACAACACGTAAGGATGAATTAGACAAATTAGAACGTATTTTTAGGACAATCTATAAAGTTCCTGATCTTCGTGTAGGTTTTACCGGTTACAATATGGACGAAAAAACTTTTGAGCGCGTCACTAAGATGAAAGCGAAAAGTTTTATGCTGAATAAAGATTTATCCAGCGATTGCAAAACCGGTATTTGTGAGCAAAGTTTTAATAGTCTTATCGAGAAGAATAAAAAATTTAGCATTCCTAATGTTGAAATCTATGCTAAAGAAAACGATAATCTGTTAGCTAAAAATCTTCTCGCGAACGATGTGAAAAGCTGCATTTTGGCACCGCTTTCTAAAAATGGCAACTTAGTAGGAGTATTAGAGTTAGTAGCCAATCGTAAAAATGTATTAAATCGAATCAACGCTATGAAGCTTGATGAGATTTTGCCATACATCATTACGGCATCAGAGCGTAATAAAAATGATTTCGAAAATCGTGTAAAAGCGGTTATCCAAAGTGAATGTACATCCATTCATCCAAGTGTGCTATGGATTTTTGAGCGCGAGGCGCGAAAATTCATCAGCGATTATGATAACGACGGTTTAGCTTCATTTAAAGATATTGTTTTTAAAGACGTTTATCCCTTATACGGACAAATTGACATCGTGGCAAGTAGTGATGCCAGGAACGATGCTATTCAGAAAGATCTGCTATATCAGTTAGATATGATAATGGATATTATTGATAAAGCTTATGAAATTGAAGAACTACCGATCTACGAGCAGGTTAAATTTAGAATTAAAGATTTTCGAGTAGATATAGATGAAAGCTTAAATGCTAGTAGTGAGCAAAAAATATTCGGGTTATTACAGAAAGAAGTAAATCCTTTGATGGAACACTTAGAAAAGCAAAGTGAAGAAATTAGAGCAATGGTTTCCGATTATCAAAATTTGCTAAATCCTGAGACAGGTATTGTCTATGATAACCGGAAAAACTACGATGATACCGTGCAGCAAATTAATCGCACTATGTCGCGATTTTTAGACAAGAAACAGGCCGAAGCGCAGCAAATTTATCCACATTATTTTGAACGTTACAAAACCGATGGTGTAGATCACAATATGTATATAGGATCTTCGCTTACTAAGAATAGACCCTTTAATAACGTATATCTTTTTAATTTGAGGTTATGGCAAATTAAAACCATGGTAGAAATGGAGAATAAATTCTATCATTTGCAAGAATCGACTCCTATGCATTTAGATGCCGCTTCATTGATTTTGGTTTATAATTCTACGTTATCGATCAGATATCGAATGGATGAAAAGAAATTCGATGTAGATGGTACTTATAATGCGAGATATGAGATTATCAAGAAAAGAATAGATAAAGCATTTATAAAAGGAACTGAAGAGCGAATTACTCAGAAAGGTAAGATTGTAATTATTTATTCTCAAAAATCTGATGAGCGGGAATACCTGAGATATGTAAAATATTTACAGGCCAAAAATTATCTGGGTGACGAATTAGAATTACTGGAATTGGAAGACGTTCAGGGCGTTATTGGCTTAAAAGCAATACGTATAAATGTTTTGTATACTTCAGATAAACAAGATCAAGAAGAACCTATAACTTATGAAAATCTAATGGAAGAGTTGCATTAA
- a CDS encoding TlpA disulfide reductase family protein — MRKLIGIASLLVILTGCEKDQGYSISGKAEGIENGKKIYISELTNLDQRPERVDSTTVKDGKFEADLADTESPNLSYLEVEGVNGMVLFISENENIDFTLYKDSLQASKKQGGKQNELLNEYLENLNSINKEVSDLRVEMRSAYQSQDSTKLETLQGTQTEIMDNDKVFKKQIIKENKDAFVSLMAIMDLLRMQGATTKELKEMYNSLNEEIKNTALGTKVGEQLESMTATEIGSKAPDFSALTPEGEKLALNDVLGKVTIVDFWASWCKPCRKENPNVVKVYNKYHEKGLNIIAVSLDKKEDKDKWLKAIEDDGLVWNHVSNLQAWNDPIAKKYGVRAIPATFILDENGVIVDRDVRGEEALDKKIEELLASAE; from the coding sequence ATGCGAAAATTAATAGGAATAGCTAGTTTATTGGTTATACTAACCGGATGCGAAAAAGATCAGGGATATTCGATCTCAGGTAAAGCTGAGGGAATCGAAAATGGAAAAAAGATTTATATTTCTGAATTAACAAATCTAGATCAACGCCCAGAAAGAGTTGATTCTACTACCGTAAAAGACGGGAAGTTTGAAGCAGACCTTGCAGATACAGAAAGTCCTAATTTAAGTTATCTTGAGGTTGAAGGTGTAAATGGTATGGTTCTTTTTATTTCTGAAAACGAAAATATCGATTTTACATTATATAAAGACAGCTTACAGGCTTCTAAGAAACAAGGAGGAAAACAAAATGAACTTCTTAACGAATATCTTGAGAACCTAAATAGCATTAATAAAGAGGTTAGTGATCTAAGAGTAGAAATGAGATCTGCTTACCAAAGTCAGGATTCTACAAAATTAGAAACTTTACAGGGTACGCAAACTGAAATTATGGATAACGACAAGGTGTTCAAAAAACAAATTATCAAAGAAAACAAAGATGCTTTTGTTTCTCTTATGGCGATAATGGACTTGTTAAGAATGCAGGGCGCTACCACTAAAGAGCTTAAAGAAATGTATAATTCTTTAAACGAAGAAATTAAAAATACTGCTCTAGGCACTAAAGTTGGAGAGCAACTAGAATCTATGACGGCTACAGAAATTGGTAGCAAAGCACCAGATTTTAGTGCGCTTACACCAGAGGGTGAAAAGCTTGCTTTAAATGATGTTCTTGGTAAAGTGACAATTGTAGATTTTTGGGCATCATGGTGTAAACCTTGCCGAAAAGAAAATCCTAATGTGGTTAAGGTTTACAATAAATATCACGAAAAAGGCCTAAATATTATTGCTGTTTCTTTAGATAAAAAAGAAGACAAGGATAAATGGTTAAAAGCTATCGAAGATGATGGTCTTGTATGGAATCATGTATCTAACTTACAGGCTTGGAACGATCCTATTGCAAAAAAATACGGAGTTCGTGCAATTCCTGCTACTTTTATCTTGGATGAAAACGGAGTAATCGTAGATCGCGATGTACGTGGAGAGGAAGCTTTAGACAAGAAAATAGAAGAGCTTTTAGCTAGCGCTGAATAA
- a CDS encoding lysophospholipid acyltransferase family protein, whose product MQGLVFWLAYPLLWLISILPFRLFYVFSDLIYVLVYHLIGYRKKTVVKNLKIAFPEKSEKERNIIKKKFYRHMCDMFLEMIKTMNISEKEIKKRFVFTHPEEIENINKLGKGVLVMCGHYASYEWMISMEVYGLKLKGHGIYKRIRNKRFDKLIKDIRGKFNTEMIESHRVVSTIARHQKNDLKGIYGMIADQTPKRANYKFWTDFMGVKVPFFTGSEKLAKDFDMPVYYLEVEKVKRGFYQARLKEITNNPQSEPEFFITTEFRNRLEAQIKNHPEFYLWTHKRWKHRNAPIPENAVVK is encoded by the coding sequence ATGCAAGGATTAGTTTTCTGGCTAGCCTATCCTCTACTTTGGTTAATTTCTATTTTGCCATTTAGGCTATTCTATGTTTTTTCAGATTTAATTTATGTTTTGGTCTATCATTTAATTGGTTACCGAAAAAAAACGGTCGTAAAAAACCTAAAAATCGCTTTTCCAGAAAAGTCTGAAAAAGAAAGAAACATCATCAAAAAGAAATTCTATCGTCACATGTGCGATATGTTTTTAGAGATGATCAAAACCATGAATATTTCTGAAAAAGAAATAAAAAAACGCTTTGTTTTTACTCATCCTGAAGAAATTGAAAACATTAACAAGCTTGGCAAAGGTGTTTTGGTGATGTGCGGACATTACGCCAGTTACGAATGGATGATTTCTATGGAAGTATACGGACTTAAATTAAAAGGTCACGGTATTTACAAAAGGATTAGGAATAAACGCTTTGATAAACTTATTAAAGATATTCGCGGAAAATTTAATACTGAAATGATCGAATCTCACCGTGTAGTGAGCACCATTGCCCGCCATCAAAAAAATGATTTAAAAGGAATTTACGGAATGATCGCCGATCAAACACCGAAGCGTGCAAACTATAAATTCTGGACTGATTTTATGGGAGTTAAAGTTCCATTTTTTACAGGATCAGAAAAACTGGCTAAAGATTTCGATATGCCGGTTTACTATCTTGAAGTTGAAAAAGTGAAACGTGGTTTTTACCAAGCTCGCCTAAAAGAAATTACTAATAATCCACAATCTGAACCTGAATTCTTTATCACTACTGAATTCCGTAATCGCCTGGAGGCACAAATCAAAAATCACCCAGAATTTTATCTATGGACTCACAAACGTTGGAAACATCGTAATGCTCCTATCCCAGAAAATGCGGTGGTAAAGTAA
- a CDS encoding SIMPL domain-containing protein has protein sequence MKKLVLLLAVITSMGVNAQNSIERNVVNVNGEGTVNVIPDQVTISSRIETEGLNADEVKKENDKIANKVFKYLKSQGVAEKNIQTEYVNLNKRTDYNTKEETYVANQSISIKLENLKNYEKIMQGLLKNGLNRINSVSFSSSEIKEYQKEARKKAVLDAKQRAEDLVAPLDQEIGKAVMISESTQNNYPVMRMAEMKSSQSSDQQTIAPGEMEVSVSVNISFQLF, from the coding sequence ATGAAAAAGTTAGTGCTACTACTGGCGGTAATCACCAGCATGGGTGTAAACGCTCAGAATTCTATAGAAAGAAATGTGGTTAATGTAAACGGAGAAGGTACCGTAAATGTAATTCCCGATCAGGTAACTATAAGTTCTAGAATCGAAACCGAAGGATTAAATGCTGATGAGGTTAAAAAAGAAAATGATAAAATAGCGAATAAGGTTTTTAAATATCTAAAATCTCAGGGTGTTGCTGAAAAGAATATCCAGACAGAATATGTAAATTTAAATAAGCGTACCGATTATAATACCAAAGAAGAAACCTACGTAGCCAATCAATCGATTTCCATCAAATTGGAAAATCTAAAGAACTACGAAAAAATTATGCAAGGTTTGCTTAAAAATGGTTTAAACCGAATTAATAGTGTGAGTTTTTCTTCTTCTGAAATTAAAGAATATCAAAAAGAGGCAAGAAAAAAAGCAGTATTAGATGCGAAACAAAGAGCTGAAGATCTTGTAGCTCCTTTGGATCAGGAAATTGGTAAAGCGGTAATGATCTCAGAAAGTACTCAAAACAATTATCCGGTGATGCGAATGGCAGAAATGAAGTCTTCACAGAGTTCTGATCAACAAACTATCGCTCCGGGTGAAATGGAAGTTAGCGTAAGTGTAAATATAAGTTTTCAATTATTTTAA